attttgataaattgtttaaataaaatagtttattattaaaaaagacgggtgggtaatgtcggggacataaccggagtggcGTAGGACTATagaaaggggacagcttttgttaaataagttaccgtcaattccaaacggcaacaccagccatgcaccagctcgaacaacctaaacagcggcatcatcacttttggccaaacgtcccatcttcactgaaataacatattcaacgtagacaccacaacacgaatcagcataacaggcaacggtacgcaactcgagaatgtaggtatcaaattcccttcggctcattgagtaggcataaatcataagtcatgtaaactggaagcgataataaagttagtcttaatcttacagtgaacaagtgtagttcttttttaaaaacgctctcctttaatttaaaaacgtaagtggcgcagtcgtgcggattgcggttttagttagaagttcgcgtgtgtgaccgaatcgacggcttatcgattgtagtggcaccccaaggacaactaacaaaaccaagcgatcagaaccagcgaaggaatatcgcaaaaattaaggtaagcaaaaagagactaggtatagtgatttaatatttagtgatttaataacgaataaaaaggtgattttttttataaccggtaccaagtgaaaaactttataaaaagatattttaatttcctagagactaggtgtagtgatttaatatttagtgacttaataacgaataaaaaggtgaatttttataaccggtaccaagtaaaatacttttttaaacaaggaaattttaatttccaaaattaagCGATTTAGGAATTTCAATCGAGGCCGAGACATGGCAGAGAACCAGCTCGAACTTCTCCAAGCGAGTTTGGAACAACTGGCCAGCCGTTTGGCcgagaaggatgagcagatcgctcaattacaaatccaagcagcgcaaggtgagcgaaatgctcaatcacttgccgcccaactggctgccaacaggcaagcgaaccccgtgcaggtgattcaagtgccggagcaaagaacggaatcgatactaaaatcgttacagacgccccaaattattcgggatcttccgtgtttcgacggaaacccgttaaaattaaactcatttttAAAGGGGATTGATAATATAATCCCTCTGCTGAATGAGGCACAGAATACTAACGTCTATAGAGTGTGGATTCAAGCGATCCGCACAAAAGTAATTGGGGACGCTGACAACGTACTCGAACTATACGGCACCAACCTAACGTGGGCCGAGATAAAACAAACCCTAATCACACATTACAGCGACAGGCGTGACGAGGTCTCCCTCACCAGAGACCtcttcaaattgaaccaaatcggaaacgtggaagaattttactccaaggtatcgcacatcgtttcactgctcacaaataatctgagcataacagaacaaaatgcagccgtgaaacaagcaaagaaagaatttttccagGACATAGGGCTAAAAGTTTTCCTCGCTGGCTTAAGAGAGCCGCTAGGACCAATCATTAGAGCCCAATGCCCCACTACAATGAAAGACTCTCTCCGACTTTGTATGGAGGAGCAAAACTATAATTATGTAAAATCATATAAACCAATGCTACCACCGAAACCATTTAATCATCCAAGAGCTCCTATTCCTCCAAACATACCTACCCGGCCAGTGAATCCttttaaattttcagcaccatacaatggtcctgtgaacgtaccccgttttccaccgaaccccaaaccaatcaattggcaacctaatttctctccaaacccaattcagagacccccaattttcagaaataatttcacccagcaaccaaatcctaattttccccgcaatcagtttggacaaaaccatcaaaataattttcccaaaccagtccctatggaggtggatcactcgatccgaagtaggaacgtaaattacatgaatagaaacaataataaccattttaaaccacgccagaatttaaatccttttcacccaagtcccaactatcatttcgaacattgtgaagaaacatatttgcccgattatggacatgctgaaaatgacaattatgccttagcgaaggttgagggaaattacccagactatgacccccataacaacatctattcagaaaatgatccaaacattttcggaggaaacatcgaaaccaatgagacatctgagaacacagaaggaaatgtagatgatttaaattttcaaccggattcagacagttcaaacgggagataacaaattttatcccatatgtaaaattaaacacgaaaataggagagatgaaatttttgatagacagtggcgctaacaaaaattacatcaatcctgcgaaaattgcaaatctaaaaatttccaaactaaatcattctttcgtcagaaatatcaacggcacccattccattagcgaatccgttgaattttctcccttcgatggaaaacctcccatcacattctttttgttcaaatttcatccctactttgacggacttattggctatcaaacattgactgaacttgaagccgacataatcacttcttctaacacacttaaatttccagactataccatccagatgagtaggaaatatcctaattcctacgacatcaacttgaatgcaaatgaagaggttcctataaaacttccaatagacatacagaacggtgacttctatattccagaactttactccttaacaaacgacgtgaatatccttccaggactctatcgatcaaccgataataaagctactgtcatgattagaaatactagccattgtccggtgaaagttaattcaaacagacctattttttccgaattaaacaattttgacgaagtctcacctcctgattcaatgaataataaccctcaagaactgctgaaacaaatccgctcagaccacctaaactcagaagaacgccaaaatctgttcaaaataataaagaaatacagcgatatatttcatcaagaaggactaaacttgaccttcacaagtgctattaaacacgaaattaacaccaaagatgaaataccggtacactcgaaatcctatagatacccttattgccataaagctgaagtgcaacagaaaataagcaaaatgctcgatcagggtattattcgtcactcgagcagcccttggtcttccccggtgtggattgtccccaagaaagaggacgcatcagggaagcgaaaatggcgtctagtgatagactatagaaaattgaaccaaaagactatcgaagacaagtaccctatacccaatataaatgaaatattggacaaactgggacgttgtcactatttctctacattggacttagctagtgggtttcaccaaattgaaattcaagatcgggacataccaaaaaccgccttcagcgtggagcatgggcactatgaattccttaggatgccatttggtcttcggaatgctccatccacgtttcaacgcgtgatggataatgtccttagagattatattggcaccatatgccttgtgtatatggatgacattataattttctccaccagtcttcaagaacacattgaaagcctttgtaaaattttcgatagacttaaaagatttaacatgaaacttcagttggacaaaagcgaattcttgaaaaaagaagttgctttcctgggtcatattgtgactccagagggcgttaagcctaatcccaataaaatacaaacaataaaagagtggcctttacctaagaatgagaaacaactccgtgggttcctcggcgtgttaggatattataggaagttcattagagactttgcgaaaatcgcaaagcccctaacaaactgtttgaggaaaggtgaggaagtccatcattcagaggaatttattgaagcttttcacaaatgtaaaaatatattaacaagtagcgacatactgcaataccccgactttacacgagacttcatcttaaccacagacgcctctaaccacgcgattggagccgtattatcccaaggcataataggtcgagacaaaccagtagcgttcgcctcgagaactctaaccaaatccgaagaaaatctctcaacgatcgaaaaggaattactagccatttggtggggctgtaaatactttcgaccatatttatttggccgcaaattcacactatatgttgttcgttaaaattaagatgttagtattgggccatagtggcccaatacggctttcggactaagtactaactccttcacggtcggttttagactgaactgtatttccttaaattttacattgcttaggtcacttgggtgtttcttgtttctccatgtcagcacaaaatgtgcgtttgattatacagcgttcgcattattttgattatacagcattcacactatcgagtcggatcctccgctgcgccccttccagttcgcgcagtcgtttcgtgtttctcctccaatggtagtaaatgatggcgatcaccatcgccacgatgaatgccccgtctatggaatatgatgcgacgtcgtgcatcgatatggtattctcgatcttatcgctgccgaacattatacttgtttttaattgtcgcgttttcttggaactcgtaatgttccctacattgtggcgcattttattgcatcgaggagggtcttaatcgctgacccaagcactcgagcgtgtgaaaccacttcgtttggaatttcgggtctcgctattatcagcggaaatttgcattgtcaattttttcatagggtCGTCACCCAATCTGATTTCGTGTACTTCCATTTTCTCCCCCCTTTGGGACGAGGGCGTAGTCTACCGTCCCAAATCATTTGGGGTGCTTGGGGAGGGGGATCGTCTTCTAGTTCGATTGCTTCGGCTTGAGATTGCTGTTCGTTATCAGCTGTGTTGTCATACTCTTCTATAATGGGTTGAATGGTGTGCTCCTCGATTGGTAGAGGAGCAAGTGTTCGCACGTTGCGTTTGTAAATTCCGGTAGCGGTTCGCACTACTGCCACTCGGACTACTCCATCATTTCCAGGGTGTATTTGTGTGACAATTCCCATAGGCCACCTTGCTACGGGAAGGTGATCGTCTCCGATCAATACGATTTGGCCTACCTTAACGTTGGCTTGTTGCTTGGTCCATTTTGCATAATCACGTAACTGGTGGAGATACTCGTCTCTCCATCTTCTCCAAAATTGTTCGAGCTGCGATTGTACTCGTTTCCATCTGGTTGTGAGATTGCTTCCATCCTCACTCTGCGTAGGGATGGGCACGGCTAGCATTGGGCGTGCTATCAAAAAATGACCGGGTGTGATCGCGGTCGGTGAATCTGGCGTCGTGTAAACAGGTGTGAGTGGTCGCGAATTCATTATTGCGGCCACTTGGTAGAACAGTGTCTGCAATTCCATGATGTTTAGCTGTGCTCCTCTGGCCGCTGCACTAAAGAGCCGCTTGGCTACCTTTATGTTCGCTTCCCAAAGTCCTCCAAAGCTGGGGCTTCGGGgtggaatgaatgaaaatcttatTCTGTGAGTTGCCGCAATATCaactaatttgttttgaaaaacttcattgtTATATATTCTTCGTAAACGATTGAGTTCTCTGCTGGCCCCGACAAAGTTCCGCCCATTGTCGGAGTAAATAACCTCGGGTATTCCCCTCACTGATGTGAAACGGAGAAGTGCTGATATGAACGCTGCCGTCGACTGATCTTCGACGACTTCTAGGTGAACTGCTTTGGTCGCAAAACATATGAAGATGCAAGCATATGCTGTGGTCTTgcatttcgatttttgattgaGATATACTTCGAATGGCCCACATAAGTCCATTCCCGTGTGAGTGAACGCTACTGATTCATTTACCCTGGGCGAGGGCAGTTGTCCCATTCGTTGCTGTAAACGTCTGGGCCGCGCTTTGGCACATAAGATGCATCGTTGAATGACTCCTTGTACGGTCCTTCGGAGATCCCTCATCCAAAATCTTTGTCGAAATTCGTTTATTACCAGATCTGTTCCGGCGTGAAATCTATcctcatgtatttttttaattattacccTCGAAAATGGGTGCGATTTGGGAATCAATATTGGATTCTTTTGTGAGATGGGCATTTCTGCATTGTGGAGTCTCCCTGTGACATGTATGACTCCATTTCTGACGATTGCGTTGAGATGCTGGAAAGGTCCTTTCGTAGGCACCTTCCCAGTTTTTCGTAATTCCGCTACTTCATTTGGATAAATAGTGGCTTGCATAATTCGGACTACGAGTGTTAGTCCTTCATTCAATTCAGTGGTGGTGAGTGGGCCCGATCTCTTTTCGTTTCTGATGCCTGTGTCTTTATTGACCTTCTTCATATTGTTTATGGCTCTACACAGCCATGCAAAGTGTCTTACTGTTTTGTCATGAGTGTGATGGTGCGGGTATTTTGCGATTAAGTCTTCGCATGCCTTTCCTGTTGCTGCTACCAATCGTGTTATTGGTTCTTTAATCTCTTCCTGTTCTGCAGCAGCAGTGTATTCGTAGCCGCTCTGCAGATAATATTGTCTTCTTCGTATACATTCCGGTCCGTGTAACCAAAATTCTAGTTTTGCTTCGCGTAATTTTCTGACTGGAATTCCTCTCGAAACCATATCAGCCGGATTTTCTTTCGtagatatatatttccaatgCTCTGGATTCGTGGTGGAGTGTATCTTCTGCACTTTATTTCTAATGAAGGTTCCCCAACGTgtatttgaagatttgatccaacttAGCGCTACTTGTGAATCACTGTAGTAATATTCCGACGAGATTCGACCGGCCAGAATGCTCTTTATTTTAGCAGTTAGTTCTGCTAGAAGTGCCGCCGCCAAGAGTTCCAGACGGGGCAGAGTGACCTTCTTCAAAGGCGCCACTCTCGATTTCGAACATAAGAGATTCGTACTCTCTTCTCCTTTTAAGTTGATTGCATGTAAGTAAATGACGCATCCATAAGCCTTTTCGGAGGCGTCACTGAATCCGTGTAAATCTAGTGCGATCGTATGACTCGGAGTCGACATCCGAGGTATTTCTATCTTGCTGAGCTCCACTAATGAAGCTTCGAACTTCTTCCATGAGCTTAGTGCTTGATCTGGAACATCATCGTCCCAGCTGACGTTATAAGTCCACAATTCTTGCATCAATATTTTAGCTGTAATGATTACAGGTTGTATCAATCCGATTGGGTCATACAGTCTCAAAATCTTCGAGACCATCTGTCGCTTTGTGAGCGCTTCGTATGTTTCACCTATGTTTTTCGTACTGATGAACTGGAACACGTCTGTTTTGGGGTTCCAGGCTATTCCCAATGTCTTTATGACCTCTTGGTCACCAACTTGGATCAATGGTTCCAAGTCTTTCTCTGGAATTCCTTCCAGTACGCTTGCGTTGTTTGATGCCCACTTTCGAAGTGGAAATCCATGAAGTGACAATGCATGCTCTATTTCTCGTTTCGTCTCCGTCAGTTCATCTGCGTTGGACGCTccaatcattagattgtcaacaTAGAACGATCGTTGAATGGTGTCGGCAATTCTCGGATTTACCGACCGATAATCTTCAGCTGCTTCGTGTAGTGCCCTACAGGCCAAGAATGATGAAGACGCTTCACCATATGTGACAGTCGTCAGTCTATACGCTTTCAATTGATCATTGGGGCTGTCGCGCCACAAAATACATTGTAACCAAGTGTCTGTGTATGCGATGTGAATTTGTCTGTACATCTTTGCAATATCTGCTACTAGCACGTCGTTGTGCGTCTTGAAATCAATTAGCAGATCAAATAAGTCCTTTTGAATGGTTGGTCCCACGATTTGTATATCGTTCAGGGATACTCCGGTTGACGTCTTTGCACTTGCGTCGAACACCACCCTAACCTTGGTGGATGTTGAATCTGGTTTCACCACACACGAGTGAGGGATGAAATACTTTACTTTGTGAAAGTCTTCTGTGGTGACTGGTACCATATGTCCCAGTGTTTCATATTCATTCATGAAAGCCCTGTACT
The Toxorhynchites rutilus septentrionalis strain SRP chromosome 2, ASM2978413v1, whole genome shotgun sequence genome window above contains:
- the LOC129765965 gene encoding uncharacterized protein LOC129765965, giving the protein MAKLIEKFWRLEEACFQDWEPKQHDECEAESHFRTTLEIAPDGRYITRMPLRGEPSSLGDSYQQAYRRFTSLEQRLKRNADLYKEYRAFMNEYETLGHMVPVTTEDFHKVKYFIPHSCVVKPDSTSTKVRVVFDASAKTSTGVSLNDIQIVGPTIQKDLFDLLIDFKTHNDVLVADIAKMYRQIHIAYTDTWLQCILWRDSPNDQLKAYRLTTVTYGEASSSFLACRALHEAAEDYRSVNPRIADTIQRSFYVDNLMIGASNADELTETKREIEHALSLHGFPLRKWASNNASVLEGIPEKDLEPLIQVGDQEVIKTLGIAWNPKTDVFQFISTKNIGETYEALTKRQMVSKILRLYDPIGLIQPVIITAKILMQELWTYNVSWDDDVPDQALSSWKKFEASLVELSKIEIPRMSTPSHTIALDLHGFSDASEKAYGCVIYLHAINLKGEESTNLLCSKSRVAPLKKVTLPRLELLAAALLAELTAKIKSILAGRISSEYYYSDSQVALSWIKSSNTRWGTFIRNKVQKIHSTTNPEHWKYISTKENPADMVSRGIPVRKLREAKLEFWLHGPECIRRRQYYLQSGYEYTAAAEQEEIKEPITRLVAATGKACEDLIAKYPHHHTHDKTVRHFAWLCRAINNMKKVNKDTGIRNEKRSGPLTTTELNEGLTLVVRIMQATIYPNEVAELRKTGKVPTKGPFQHLNAIVRNGVIHVTGRLHNAEMPISQKNPILIPKSHPFSRVIIKKIHEDRFHAGTDLVINEFRQRFWMRDLRRTVQGVIQRCILCAKARPRRLQQRMGQLPSPRVNESVAFTHTGMDLCGPFEVYLNQKSKCKTTAYACIFICFATKAVHLEVVEDQSTAAFISALLRFTSVRGIPEVIYSDNGRNFVGASRELNRLRRIYNNEVFQNKLVDIAATHRIRFSFIPPRSPSFGGLWEANIKVAKRLFSAAARGAQLNIMELQTLFYQVAAIMNSRPLTPVYTTPDSPTAITPGHFLIARPMLAVPIPTQSEDGSNLTTRWKRVQSQLEQFWRRWRDEYLHQLRDYAKWTKQQANVKVGQIVLIGDDHLPVARWPMGIVTQIHPGNDGVVRVAVVRTATGIYKRNVRTLAPLPIEEHTIQPIIEEYDNTADNEQQSQAEAIELEDDPPPQAPQMIWDGRLRPRPKGGRKWKYTKSDWVTTL